Proteins from a single region of Corylus avellana chromosome ca11, CavTom2PMs-1.0:
- the LOC132165531 gene encoding V-type proton ATPase subunit D-like, producing MSGQSQRLTVVPTVTMLGMMKARLVGATRGHALLKKKSDALTVQFRLILKKIVSTKESMGDVMKTASFALTEAKYVAGENIKHVVLENVQNASLKVRSRQENIAGVRLPKFEYFTDGETKNALTGLARGGQQVQLCRAANVKAIEVLVELASLQTSFLTLDDAIKTTNRRVNALENVVKPRLENTISYIKAELDELEREDFFRLKKIQGYKKRAIEKQRETAKQFAEEQVAEKVSLQKGISINAAHSMLSAASEKDEDIIF from the coding sequence ATGTCAGGCCAAAGCCAGCGCTTGACTGTGGTTCCCACTGTAACAATGCTTGGGATGATGAAAGCTCGCCTTGTTGGTGCTACAAGAGGTCATGCTCTTCTCAAAAAGAAGAGTGATGCTTTAACCGTTCAGTTCCGTCTGATTCTTAAAAAGATTGTCTCCACAAAAGAGTCAATGGGAGATGTCATGAAGACTGCGTCATTTGCCCTAACAGAGGCCAAGTATGTTGCTGGAGAGAACATCAAGCATGTTGTTCTCGAGAATGTTCAAAATGCATCTCTTAAAGTTCGATCAAGGCAAGAAAATATTGCTGGCGTCAGGCTCCCCAAGTTCGAGTATTTTACTGATGGTGAGACCAAGAATGCCCTCACTGGATTGGCTAGAGGTGGACAACAGGTTCAGCTGTGCCGTGCGGCTAATGTGAAAGCGATCGAGGTTCTTGTTGAGCTTGCTTCTCTTCAGACATCATTCTTAACACTTGATGATGCAATCAAGACCACCAATCGTAGGGTTAATGCACTAGAGAATGTTGTGAAGCCAAGGTTGGAGAACACCATAAGTTACATTAAGGCGGAGTTGGATGAGCTGGAAAGGGAGGATTTCTTCAGGTTAAAGAAGATACAGGGTTATAAGAAGAGGGCAATCGAGAAACAGCGTGAAACTGCCAAGCAGTTTGCTGAGGAGCAGGTTGCAGAGAAAGTATCTTTGCAGAAAGGGATTTCAATAAATGCAGCTCACAGCATGTTATCTGCAGCTTCTGAGAAGGatgaagatatcattttctGA
- the LOC132165650 gene encoding 2-oxoglutarate-Fe(II) type oxidoreductase hxnY-like isoform X2, producing the protein MENQSKNGVEAAKISVLNCIDLSNPDIHQSVSLLKQACLDSGFFYIVNHGISEEFMDEVFAQSRRMFGLPLSEKMKLLRNEKHRGYTPVLDEVLDPENQVHGDYKEGYYIGVEVDEDDAEAEKPFYGPNVWPAPGLLPGWRETMEKFHREALEVSRAVSKIIALALDLEIDFFDKPKMLGEPIATLRLLHYEGEISDPSKGIYGAGAHSDFGLITLLATDNVLGLQICKDKDAKPQIWEYVPPLKGAFIVNLGDMLERWSNCIFKSTLHRVLVNGQERYSIAYFVEPSHDCLVECLPTCKSENNPPKFTPILCRTYLTQRYEDTHADLSIYNKPQS; encoded by the exons atggaaaatcaaagcaaaaacgGCGTCGAAGCCGCGAAAATCTCAGTCCTCAATTGTATCGATCTCTCCAATCCTGACATTCACCAATCCGTTTCGTTGCTCAAACAG GCTTGTTTGGATTCTGGATTTTTTTACATTGTAAACCACGGGATAAGCGAGGAGTTCATGGACGAGGTTTTTGCACAGAGTAGAAGGATGTTCGGTCTGCCATTAAGCgagaaaatgaagcttttaagGAACGAGAAACATAGGGGCTACACCCCTGTTCTTGACGAGGTTTTGGACCCTGAGAACCAAGTTCACG GAGATTACAAAGAGGGATATTATATAGGAGTGGAAGTAGATGAAGATGACGCAGAAGCGGAAAAACCATTTTATGGGCCAAATGTTTGGCCTGCACCAG GACTATTGCCCGGATGGAGGGAGACAATGGAGAAGTTTCATCGAGAGGCTTT GGAGGTTTCAAGAGCAGTTTCAAAGATAATAGCTCTCGCACTTGATCTGGAGATTGATTTCTTTGACAAGCCAAAAATGCTTGGCGAGCCTATTGCAACCTTGCGCTTACTGCACTATGAAG GTGAAATTTCTGATCCCTCAAAGGGAATATATGGAGCTGGAGCTCATTCTGACTTTGGTTTAATCACCCTCTTGGCAACAGATAATGTCTTAGGTCTCCAA ATATGCAAGGATAAGGATGCTAAACCGCAGATATGGGAATATGTACCACCATTAAAAGG AGCGTTTATAGTGAATCTCGGTGACATGCTGGAGCGCTGGAGCAATTGCATTTTCAA GTCCACATTGCACAGAGTTTTGGTGAATGGTCAAGAGCGCTATTCT ATTGCATATTTCGTGGAACCCAGCCATGATTGTCTTGTTGAGTGCTTGCCAACCTGCAAGTCAGAAAATAATCCTCCCAA GTTTACTCCAATCCTATGTCGGACTTACCTGACCCAACGCTATGAGGATACACATGCTGATTTGAGTATATACAACAAGCCTCAATCTTAA
- the LOC132165424 gene encoding NADP-dependent malic enzyme, translated as MESTLKEMRQGASVLDMDPKSTVGGGVEDVYGEDQATEDLLITPWTLSVASGYSLLRDPQYNKGLAFTEKERDAHYLRGLLPPIVVSQQLQVKKLMQSIRNYEVPLLKYIAMMELQERNERLFYKLLIDNVEELLPIVYTPTVGEACQKYGSIFKRPQGLYISLKEKGKILEVLKNWPERSIQVIVVTDGERILGLGDLGCQGMGIPVGKLSLYTALGGVRPSSCLPVTIDVGTNNEQLLKDEFYIGLRQKRATGQEYSELLHEFMTAAKQNYGEKVLIQFEDFANHNAFELLSKYGTTHLVFNDDIQGTAAVVLAGVVAALKLIGGTLGEHTFLFLGAGEAGTGIAELIALEMAKQTKAPVEETRKKIWLVDSKGLIVSSRKDSLQHFKKPWAHEHEPVKDLLSAVKVIKPTVLIGSSGVGKTFTKEVIEAMTSCNDKPLILALSNPTSQSECTAEEAYTWSKGRAIFASGSPFDPVEYNGKTFFSGQSNNAYIFPGFGLGIVISGAIRVHDEMLLAASEALAGQVTKEITKKGLIYPPLSSIRKISAQIAASVAAKAYEIGVATRLPRPENLVKYAESCMYTPVYRNYR; from the exons ATGGAGAGCACGCTGAAGGAGATGAGACAAGGCGCGTCGGTTCTGGACATGGACCCCAAATCCACCGTCGGTGGCGGCGTCGAGGACGTGTACGGTGAGGATCAAGCCACCGAGGACCTGCTTATCACCCCCTGGACTCTCTCTGTTGCCAG TGGGTATTCATTGCTCAGGGATCCCCAATATAACAAAGGGCTTGCATTTACTGAGAAAGAGAGGGATGCCCATTACTTGCGCGGTCTTCTGCCTCCTATAGTAGTTTCTCAACAGCTTCAG GTGAAGAAACTGATGCAGAGCATCCGAAATTATGAAGTCCCGCTGCTAAAATATATAGCCATGATGGAACTTCAG GAGAGGAATGAAAGACTGTTCTACAAACTTCTCATTGATAATGTTGAAGAATTGCTCCCAATTGTCTATACTCCAACTGTCGGTGAGGCTTGCCAGAAATATGGGAGCATCTTCAAGCGCCCTCAGGGTCTATACATAAGTTTGAAAGAGAA GGGTAAGATTCTTGAAGTGTTGAAAAACTGGCCTGAGAGGAGTATCCAAGTTATTGTTGTCACTGATGGTGAGCGGATTTTGGGACTTGGGGATCTTGGCTGTCAG GGGATGGGGATTCCTGTGGGGAAATTGTCTTTGTACACAGCACTTGGAGGAGTTCGGCCTTCTTCA TGTTTGCCTGTAACAATTGATGTGGGGACAAACAATGAGCAGTTGTTGAAAGATGAATTCTACATTGGTCTTAGACAGAAGAGAGCAACTGGGCAG GAATATTCTGAACTTCTACATGAGTTCATGACTGCTGCCAAGCAGAACTATGGAGAAAAAGTTCTGATACAG TTCGAAGATTTTGCCAATCACAATGCTTTTGAGCTACTTTCAAAATATGGCACAACTCATCTtgttttcaatgatgatattcAG ggGACTGCAGCGGTTGTTCTTGCTGGCGTTGTTGCAGCACTGAAGTTGATTGGTGGTACCCTGGGTGAACACACATTCTTGTTCCTTGGTGCCGGGGAA GCAGGGACTGGCATAGCTGAGCTTATAGCTCTTGAGATGGCAAAACAG ACAAAGGCTCCTGTAGAAGAGACTCGCAAGAAAATCTGGCTTGTGGATTCGAAG GGATTGATTGTTAGTTCTCGTAAGGATTCACTTCAACACTTCAAGAAGCCTTGGGCTCATGAACATGAACCTGTTAAGGATCTCTTAAGTGCTGTCAAG GTGATTAAGCCAACAGTTCTGATTGGATCATCTGGCGTCGGAAAAACATTTACAAAGGAAGTGATTGAGGCCATGACCTCTTGTAATGAT AAACCTCTCATTCTGGCTCTCTCCAACCCAACTTCACAGTCTGAGTGCACTGCTGAGGAAGCTTACACTTGGAGTAAG GGTCGTGCAATTTTTGCTAGTGGAAGTCCATTTGATCCTGTTGAATACAATGGCAAGACCTTTTTCTCTGGCCAg TCTAACAATGCTTACATTTTCCCCGGATTTGGTTTGGGTATCGTTATCTCTGGAGCAATCCGTGTGCATGATGAAATGCTTCTTGCAGCCT CGGAAGCGTTGGCCGGGCAAGTAACGAAGGAGATCACCAAGAAGGGTTTGATATACCCGCCGTTATCTTCTATCAGGAAGATTTCAGCTCAAATAGCTGCTAGTGTAGCTGCCAAGGCATACGAAATTG GCGTGGCGACACGTCTTCCTCGCCCTGAGAATCTGGTGAAATATGCTGAAAGTTGCATGTACACTCCAGTCTACCGGAATTATCGTTGA
- the LOC132165650 gene encoding 2-oxoglutarate-Fe(II) type oxidoreductase hxnY-like isoform X1 has protein sequence MENQSKNGVEAAKISVLNCIDLSNPDIHQSVSLLKQACLDSGFFYIVNHGISEEFMDEVFAQSRRMFGLPLSEKMKLLRNEKHRGYTPVLDEVLDPENQVHVGDYKEGYYIGVEVDEDDAEAEKPFYGPNVWPAPGLLPGWRETMEKFHREALEVSRAVSKIIALALDLEIDFFDKPKMLGEPIATLRLLHYEGEISDPSKGIYGAGAHSDFGLITLLATDNVLGLQICKDKDAKPQIWEYVPPLKGAFIVNLGDMLERWSNCIFKSTLHRVLVNGQERYSIAYFVEPSHDCLVECLPTCKSENNPPKFTPILCRTYLTQRYEDTHADLSIYNKPQS, from the exons atggaaaatcaaagcaaaaacgGCGTCGAAGCCGCGAAAATCTCAGTCCTCAATTGTATCGATCTCTCCAATCCTGACATTCACCAATCCGTTTCGTTGCTCAAACAG GCTTGTTTGGATTCTGGATTTTTTTACATTGTAAACCACGGGATAAGCGAGGAGTTCATGGACGAGGTTTTTGCACAGAGTAGAAGGATGTTCGGTCTGCCATTAAGCgagaaaatgaagcttttaagGAACGAGAAACATAGGGGCTACACCCCTGTTCTTGACGAGGTTTTGGACCCTGAGAACCAAGTTCACG TAGGAGATTACAAAGAGGGATATTATATAGGAGTGGAAGTAGATGAAGATGACGCAGAAGCGGAAAAACCATTTTATGGGCCAAATGTTTGGCCTGCACCAG GACTATTGCCCGGATGGAGGGAGACAATGGAGAAGTTTCATCGAGAGGCTTT GGAGGTTTCAAGAGCAGTTTCAAAGATAATAGCTCTCGCACTTGATCTGGAGATTGATTTCTTTGACAAGCCAAAAATGCTTGGCGAGCCTATTGCAACCTTGCGCTTACTGCACTATGAAG GTGAAATTTCTGATCCCTCAAAGGGAATATATGGAGCTGGAGCTCATTCTGACTTTGGTTTAATCACCCTCTTGGCAACAGATAATGTCTTAGGTCTCCAA ATATGCAAGGATAAGGATGCTAAACCGCAGATATGGGAATATGTACCACCATTAAAAGG AGCGTTTATAGTGAATCTCGGTGACATGCTGGAGCGCTGGAGCAATTGCATTTTCAA GTCCACATTGCACAGAGTTTTGGTGAATGGTCAAGAGCGCTATTCT ATTGCATATTTCGTGGAACCCAGCCATGATTGTCTTGTTGAGTGCTTGCCAACCTGCAAGTCAGAAAATAATCCTCCCAA GTTTACTCCAATCCTATGTCGGACTTACCTGACCCAACGCTATGAGGATACACATGCTGATTTGAGTATATACAACAAGCCTCAATCTTAA